From Lycium ferocissimum isolate CSIRO_LF1 chromosome 12, AGI_CSIRO_Lferr_CH_V1, whole genome shotgun sequence, one genomic window encodes:
- the LOC132040845 gene encoding uncharacterized protein LOC132040845: MKLEDFFTSTEMSNGLTTPARVQELVSIMQKERECVVKNAGEITNQWSAVASTIAATENKECLELFIQLDGLSFIQSGLRDALRFGSETDNLIDHLLQAVEKLHVDNKKAETSGICLTVKSLLGHKSSKVQERAKTLFDSWSKGKDDCMVSVGMERVQASIDETTNLVGENGLSELTSVEGGSGEEKSKEHVGNAATSDQNIEETLMKDAFPGSSLSNSVTEGDKVEHPTYRAECATNAIDSSNTCTSVAMRPGAVDEQTDVPVSDSISHLNHIKEVRSSDKFNSAVSKPLQDRTVSLGTDVREALDAIAGSDLQKQTDVYNENCSGTSSPDSKPANHGSSKIVIEAKEDGEYNNDISQDSDKHNIDSVIGWSDKHTSDNSDDDMETESEFQEAGKGGRDTGVIGNTSDIDLDYGFMDPLEIARKVAIEAEREVQSSSSSEKTEESKVHEPGSPDSMSAKQFQKKFEYSNKEVSRGMSPLAEASLANSEANRPINGTVKVESSQVVDATLDLETNVEKGLCNFDLNLEVCSDDIDTPGNLISTSGSVSVVSASRAAAAPGVPVTPLQFEGSLGWKGSAATSAFRPASPRQNDSNLKKMQGFLDIDLNVSEGGDDRVADLFPEKRVSVSSALPLGKSSVEASPRKSEMLEFDLNSASEESEAPSDWRMEGTLLSLRKGHLSQSPSSSSSSKQPSLRNFDLNDQSSFLNDFSDLNNFKRPPRNSNASSGGIKPGDSVVSIMGMKVEVNRKDVAAQSFPFPNGRVAENTVHHNVARGGGSPFQYTPLPAFGYGGIAPVPSMAFSSSMYGPTGPIPYMVDSRGPPVVPQIGGSFPQQSFILNMGSAPVPNGVWPSQSGLDLDTGLVLDRGNKDVGGLKQPFDQGQARLMKEHFGISLQPSTSLSIGGKRKEPDGGWEPSPSPFKHHPPPWK, translated from the coding sequence ATGAAACTCGAGGACTTCTTTACCTCAACTGAGATGAGTAATGGGCTCACTACTCCTGCTCGAGTCCAGGAGCTAGTCTCCATAATGCAGaaggaaagagagtgtgttGTCAAGAATGCTGGTGAAATAACAAATCAATGGTCTGCTGTTGCGAGCACGATAGCTGCAACTGAGAATAAAGAGTGTCTTGAACTCTTTATCCAGCTAGATGGACTCAGTTTCATTCAGAGTGGGTTGAGGGATGCTCTAAGATTTGGAAGTGAGACAGATAATTTGATTGATCATTTACTGCAAGCGGTTGAAAAACTGCATGTAGACAATAAGAAGGCGGAAACATCTGGAATCTGCCTGACTGTGAAGAGCCTCCTTGGCCACAAGAGTTCTAAGGTGCAAGAAAGGGCTAAAACACTATTTGATAGTTGGAGTAAAGGGAAAGATGATTGTATGGTTTCAGTGGGTATGGAAAGAGTACAAGCATCTATTGATGAAACTACGAATCTTGTTGGGGAAAATGGGCTTTCAGAACTGACTTCCGTGGAAGGAGGTTCTGGAGAAGAAAAGTCCAAGGAACATGTTGGCAATGCCGCAACATCTGACCAAAATATTGAGGAGACACTCATGAAGGATGCATTTCCGGGCTCTTCTTTGTCAAATTCGGTTACTGAAGGTGACAAGGTTGAACACCCGACATATCGTGCAGAGTGTGCCACCAATGCTATTGATTCGTCAAATACGTGCACTTCTGTAGCAATGAGACCTGGTGCTGTTGATGAACAGACAGATGTTCCTGTTTCAGATTCGATTAGTCATTTAAATCACATTAAAGAAGTCAGAAGTTCTGACAAATTTAACTCAGCAGTGTCTAAACCGTTGCAAGACAGAACTGTTTCTTTAGGTACTGATGTCAGAGAAGCTTTGGATGCTATTGCTGGATCGGATTTGCAAAAACAAACTGATGTGTACAATGAAAATTGTAGCGGAACATCTTCTCCTGATAGCAAACCTGCAAATCATGGCAGCAGCAAGATAGTGATTGAAGCTAAAGAAGACGGAGAGTACAACAACGACATATCGCAGGACTCTGACAAGCATAACATAGATTCTGTTATTGGTTGGTCTGACAAACACACTAGTGACAACAGTGACGATGATATGGAAACTGAAAGTGAATTTCAAGAAGCAGGAAAAGGAGGTAGAGACACTGGTGTCATTGGCAATACAAGTGATATTGATTTGGACTATGGCTTCATGGATCCCTTAGAAATAGCTAGAAAAGTTGCGATAGAAGCGGAGCGGGAAGTTCAGAGTAGCAGTTCTTCTGAGAAAACAGAGGAGAGTAAAGTTCATGAGCCTGGTAGCCCAGATTCTATGAGTGCAAAACAATTCCAGAAGAAATTCGAGTACTCTAACAAGGAAGTATCAAGAGGAATGTCTCCTTTGGCTGAGGCTTCACTTGCAAACTCAGAAGCTAATAGACCAATCAATGGAACTGTGAAGGTGGAATCTTCTCAGGTTGTTGATGCCACTTTGGATCTGGAAACCAATGTCGAGAAAGGTCTCTGCAATTTTGATCTGAATCTAGAGGTTTGCTCAGACGATATAGATACCCCAGGAAATCTAATCTCTACCTCCGGATCCGTCTCTGTTGTTTCTGCTTCAAGGGCTGCAGCAGCCCCTGGAGTACCTGTTACTCCTTTGCAGTTTGAAGGGAGTCTCGGATGGAAAGGATCCGCTGCAACAAGTGCATTTCGGCCCGCGTCACCCCGCCAGAATGACAGCAACTTAAAGAAAATGCAAGGTTTCCTTGATATTGATCTGAATGTATCTGAAGGTGGAGATGATAGGGTTGCAGATCTTTTTCCTGAAAAGCGAGTTTCAGTATCATCTGCTCTTCCTCTAGGGAAATCTTCTGTTGAAGCCAGTCCAAGAAAATCGGAAATGCTAGAGTTTGATCTTAACTCTGCAAGTGAGGAGAGCGAGGCACCATCTGATTGGCGGATGGAGGGAACACTTTTGTCTCTGAGGAAAGGTCATTTGAGTCAGtctccatcatcatcatcatcatcaaagcAACCTTCGTTAAGGAACTTTGATCTAAATGACCAATCGTCTTTTCTCAATGATTTCTCAGATCTCAACAACTTCAAGAGACCACCTCGGAATTCTAATGCATCTTCTGGTGGAATAAAACCGGGTGATTCTGTAGTGTCGATCATGGGCATGAAGGTAGAGGTCAACCGTAAAGATGTTGCTGCTCAGTCTTTTCCTTTCCCAAATGGCAGGGTAGCAGAAAACACAGTTCACCATAATGTTGCAAGAGGTGGAGGATCTCCATTTCAATATACCCCTCTCCCTGCTTTTGGTTACGGTGGCATTGCTCCGGTTCCTTCTATGGCTTTCTCCTCATCGATGTATGGACCCACCGGTCCAATTCCTTACATGGTGGATTCCAGGGGCCCTCCTGTTGTACCTCAAATTGGTGGATCTTTCCCCCAACAATCATTCATTTTAAACATGGGAAGTGCACCTGTTCCCAATGGGGTTTGGCCATCACAGAGTGGTCTAGATCTCGACACTGGCTTGGTACTTGATCGAGGGAATAAAGACGTCGGAGGTCTGAAGCAGCCTTTCGATCAAGGACAGGCTAGGCTGATGAAAGAACACTTCGGGATCAGCTTACAACCTTCAACCAGTTTGAGTATTGGAGGGAAGCGCAAAGAACCGGATGGTGGGTGGGAGCCTTCCCCTTCCCCTTTTAAACATCACCCACCGCCATGGAAGTAG
- the LOC132040048 gene encoding tubulin beta chain-like — protein MREILHIQGGQCGNQIGSKFWEVICDEHGIDPTGRYNASNADASDLQLERINVYYNEATAGRYVPRAVLMDLEPGTMDSIRSGPYGQIFRPDNFVFGQSGAGNNWAKGHYTEGAELIDSVLDVVRKEAENCDCMQGFQVCHSLGGGTGSGMGTLLISKIREEYPDRMMLTFSVFPSPKVSDTVVEPYNATLSVHQLVENADECMVLDNEALYDICFRTLKLTNPSFGDLNHLISATMSGVTCCLRFPGQLNSDLRKLAVNLIPFPRLHFFMVGFAPLTSRGSQQYSSLTVPELTQQMWDAKNMMCAADPRHGRYLTASAMFRGKMSTKEVDEQMINVQNKNSSYFVEWIPNNVKSSVCDIPPTGLKMASTFIGNSTSIQEMFRRVSEQFTAMFRRKAFLHWYTGEGMDEMEFTEAESNMNDLVAEYQQYQDATADDEEEYDEGVEEHYEG, from the exons atgagagAAATCTTACACATTCAAGGAGGCCAATGTGGTAACCAAATAGGTTCAAAATTCTGGGAAGTAATATGTGACGAACATGGCATAGACCCTACAGGTCGTTACAATGCTAGTAATGCAGATGCATCTGATCTACAACTAGAACGTATTAACGTGTATTATAATGAAGCAACTGCTGGTCGTTACGTACCTAGAGCTGTACTTATGGATCTTGAACCTGGTACTATGGATAGTATTAGATCTGGTCCTTATGGACAGATTTTTAGACCTGATAATTTCGTGTTTGGACAGTCTGGTGCTGGGAATAATTGGGCTAAAGGACATTATACTGAAGGTGCTGAGTTGATTGATTCTGTTCTTGATGTTGTGAGGAAAGAAGCTGAGAATTGTGATTGCATGCAAG GATTCCAGGTTTGTCACTCACTTGGAGGAGGGACTGGTTCAGGCATGGGAACACTCTTGATTTCAAAGATAAGGGAAGAGTATCCTGATAGAATGATGCTCACATTCTCTGTTTTCCCATCTCCAAAAGTTTCAGACACTGTTGTTGAACCATACAATGCTACACTCTCTGTGCACCAATTAGTTGAGAATGCTGATGAATGTATGGTCCTTGACAATGAAGCCCTCTATGATATCTGTTTCAGGACTCTGAAACTCACTAATCCTAGCT TTGGTGATCTGAACCATTTGATTTCTGCAACAATGAGTGGTGTTACATGTTGTCTGAGATTTCCGGGCCAGCTGAACTCAGACTTGAGAAAACTGGCAGTGAATTTAATTCCGTTCCCACGTCTACATTTCTTCATGGTGGGATTTGCACCACTGACATCTCGTGGATCGCAGCAATATAGTTCCCTCACAGTGCCAGAGCTTACACAACAAATGTGGGATGCCAAGAATATGATGTGTGCAGCTGACCCTCGCCACGGGCGTTACTTAACAGCCTCTGCAATGTTCAGGGGAAAAATGAGCACAAAAGAAGTAGATGAACAAATGATCAATGTCCAGAACAAGAACTCGTCCTACTTTGTCGAGTGGATCCCTAACAATGTGAAGTCTAGTGTGTGTGATATTCCACCAACTGGACTGAAAATGGCATCAACTTTCATTGGAAATTCGACGTCTATTCAAGAAATGTTTAGGAGAGTGAGTGAGCAGTTCACAGCCATGTTTAGGCGAAAGGCGTTTTTGCATTGGTATACTGGAGAGGGAATGGATGAAATGGAGTTTACTGAAGCTGAAAGCAATATGAATGATTTGGTTGCAGAATATCAGCAATATCAAGATGCTACTGCTGATGATGAGGAAGAATATGATGAGGGTGTTGAGGAGCATTATGAAGGTTAA